CGACCTCGAGTTCATCCGCCCGGATCACCCGTTCCACGGACGTGCCCCCGTGTTCGACCACCGATGTCATCCGCACCACGCCGTGGGCGCGAGCCTGCCAGGCGGCCAGGAGGGTGTCGGCATCGCGGGAGAGCCGGTGCGTGGCGGCGCGCTGCAGGAGCGGCAGCGAGTCTCCGCGGTGCCACAGCTGCGCCGCGAGACGCCCCGGACCGAGCAGGAGCGCCCCGAGCAGGGCGACGGCACCACGCAGCGGCGGGATCATCACTGGAAGCTAGCCGTGCTTCTCGCGGTCGCCGCGTGCGGCGGCGCGCGCGCAGCGCGGCCCATCGGCGCCCCGCTGCCGACGGTCGGGAGCGGGGGTCCCCAGGCCCTGTCGAGCGTCTGGCCGCTCGACCGGCTCGGCCCGTCACCGATGGACACCACCGTGCGCTTCATGGCGCTCGTCGGACGGACGGTGGTCCTGCGTCGTCCCCGCCCCGACCTCTCGATCTTTGCCATCGTGACCTTCCCGCCAGGGTCGATGCGCGCCCGGCAGGGCGACAGCGTGACGGTGCAGATCCAGCCGACGCCGGGCCGCTATGGCTTCACCTTGACGAGCTCGGACTCGATGGCGACGGCGGCCGTCGGCACGTTCTCATACGCCGTGCACTTCGCCGCACCCGAGGGGGCGCTGGCGCGGTACCCGACCGCGACGCGCTTCGAGGCGGCGATGGGCGCGGCCGTGCTCGTGGATAGCGCGACGGCGCGCTTCCTCCCGAGCGATCGCCCCGCCGGCGACATGTTGCGCTTCGCCATCCTCGGCCCCGGCACCTACCTGCTCGCGGCTCCCCGATGACCGACACTCTCGCGCGCTGCCGCGCCGCCGCCGCCGCGGGATTCACGCGGGTCCCGCTCACGCGCGCGGTCGTCCTCGACGGCGACACCCCCGTCTCCGCCTTCCAGAAGCTGCACCGCGGCGACTATGGCTTCCTGCTCGAATCGCTCGAGGGTGGCGAGCGCTGGGCTCGCTACTGCTTCCTCGCGACCGAGCCCGAGGCGGTGTATCGCTATCGCGGCGCCTCGGCGGAGTGCCTGACGGCAACCACCCAGTGGGAACCGTTGGCGGCACCGTGCGATCCGCTCCATCACCTGAGTGCGTTGCTGCGGCACGACGAGGCAATGCCGGTCGATGGCTTGCCTCGCTTCACCGGCGGCGCGGTCGGCTTCTGGGGGTACGACGTCGTCCGCAGCATCGAGCATCTCCCCAATGCCCCGACCGATGACCGGGATCTCCCCGATGCGATCGCGATGGTCGTCGACACGCTGCTGGTGCTCGACAATCTCTTCCACCGCGCCCACGTGATCGCCAACGTCACCGTGGCCCCCGGGCTGGATGACGCCGAGCTGCAGCAACGCATCGCCGCCGCGGAGGCGAAGATGGCGGCGTGGATCGCGCGCCTTGCCGCCCCGGGGGCGCTGACGCCGTTGGTGCCGCAGGAGGTCGTGCCGCCGGCGATGGCCGCGCCCTACGCCGATGCCGACTATCGCCGGGATGTCGCGCGCTGCAAGGACTACATCGCCGCAGGCGACGCCTTTCAGATCGTCCTCTCCCGGCGGATGGAGCTGCACCCCGCGCCCGATCCGTTCCTGACGTATCGCTGGCTGCGCGCCCTCAATCCCGCCCCGTACTGCTACTTCCTCGCCCTCGGTCCGGTCCAGATCGCGGGGGCCTCGCCGGAGGTGCTGGTGCGCGTGGAAGCCGGCGACGTGACGGTGCGGCCAATCGCCGGCACGCGTCCGCGCGGTCGCGACGTGGAGCAGGACCTCGCGATGGAGGCCGAACTCCGCGCCGACGCGAAGGAATGTGCCGAACACCTGATGCTCGTCGATCTCGGCCGCAACGATGTCGGCCGCGTGGCGGAGTATGGCACTGTCCGCGTGGTGCAGCAGATGGTGGTGGAGCGCTACTCGCGGGTGATGCACCTGGTGAGTGAAGTGCGCGGCACGCTGCGCGCCGGCCTCGATGCACTCGACGCGCTAGCCGCGACCTTTCCGGCGGGCACCGTCAGCGGCGCGCCGAAGGTGCGCGCGATGCAGATCATCGACGAACTCGAGCCCACGCGGCGCGGCCCCTACGCGGGCGCCGTCGGCTACGTCGGCTACGGCGCGCGCACGCTCGATACGGCCATCGCGATCCGCACCGTCGTCTTCACCGGCGGCACCGCCTATGTGCAGGCCGGCGCCGGCATCGTGGCCGATTCAGTGCCGCAGGCAGAATTCGAGGAAACGGAGGCGAAGGCGGGTGCGGTGGTGACGGCGTTGGCGCTTGCAGGTCGTAAGTCGTAGGTCGTAGGTCGTATGTCCTGCAGACCTGTCATCCCGAGCAACGCGAGGAGCCTGCCCTGAACGCAGTGAAGGGATCTGCGTATCGCCATCACGCAGGTCCCTCACTTCGTTCGGGATGACTTACGACTTACGACCTACGACTTACGACTCAAACAAATACCGATACCCCGCCTGCTCCAGCAGC
The DNA window shown above is from Gemmatimonadota bacterium and carries:
- a CDS encoding chorismate-binding protein; translation: MTDTLARCRAAAAAGFTRVPLTRAVVLDGDTPVSAFQKLHRGDYGFLLESLEGGERWARYCFLATEPEAVYRYRGASAECLTATTQWEPLAAPCDPLHHLSALLRHDEAMPVDGLPRFTGGAVGFWGYDVVRSIEHLPNAPTDDRDLPDAIAMVVDTLLVLDNLFHRAHVIANVTVAPGLDDAELQQRIAAAEAKMAAWIARLAAPGALTPLVPQEVVPPAMAAPYADADYRRDVARCKDYIAAGDAFQIVLSRRMELHPAPDPFLTYRWLRALNPAPYCYFLALGPVQIAGASPEVLVRVEAGDVTVRPIAGTRPRGRDVEQDLAMEAELRADAKECAEHLMLVDLGRNDVGRVAEYGTVRVVQQMVVERYSRVMHLVSEVRGTLRAGLDALDALAATFPAGTVSGAPKVRAMQIIDELEPTRRGPYAGAVGYVGYGARTLDTAIAIRTVVFTGGTAYVQAGAGIVADSVPQAEFEETEAKAGAVVTALALAGRKS